From the Actinomycetota bacterium genome, one window contains:
- a CDS encoding YbaK/EbsC family protein, producing MAVAGRVKKYLDDQGLAYEVVSHQETFSTCEEAKAVGVIASHVAKTLVIKTHAGDVLAVLPASERVDIHKLRDIADDNHARLATEEEMKMEFTDFDLGAVPPLGELFEAPVLLDGQLENADEIIFAAGTHSDSVKMSGEDFLKLTHPQVVDIVLEEGEGGVY from the coding sequence ATGGCGGTTGCAGGCAGAGTGAAAAAATATCTCGACGATCAGGGTCTGGCGTATGAAGTAGTGAGCCATCAGGAGACGTTCAGCACCTGCGAGGAGGCCAAGGCGGTCGGCGTGATCGCCAGTCACGTGGCCAAGACGCTGGTCATCAAGACCCACGCCGGCGATGTCCTGGCGGTATTGCCGGCGTCGGAGAGGGTCGACATCCACAAACTGCGCGACATCGCAGATGACAACCACGCACGGCTGGCGACTGAAGAGGAAATGAAGATGGAGTTCACCGATTTTGACCTGGGCGCGGTTCCACCGCTCGGTGAGCTATTCGAGGCGCCGGTGCTACTCGACGGGCAGTTGGAGAATGCGGATGAGATAATTTTTGCGGCCGGCACGCACAGTGATTCAGTCAAGATGTCCGGTGAGGATTTCCTTAAGCTGACCCATCCCCAGGTCGTTGATATAGTGCTCGAGGAAGGGGAAGGCGGCGTCTACTAG
- a CDS encoding UvrD-helicase domain-containing protein, which yields MNEFKLTEAQLKAVESLEGSIFVAAGAGSGKTGVVTRRFVHAIVTGKAEVDQILTITFTRKAAAEMMSRIRKDLRDRTTAYDKLDEDQLRRIAIAYRDIERAQISTIDSFYSTILRANALAAGIDPNFTVMDESQARILQEEVFESCLKKVVEENGSAGMEFITAYDPELSGQLLAIVAKAYETLRSQGREVTLPQPAPPDARAAEKALRQSLDEAQAAFVQLKKPTATQTKMFDRLDEYVAALAGADAAERVRLAAREFKAGNCGCVRDEFERVEQARAAFVSANRSQLAVNTLDLFRKLLESFDSEYSLAKRNREMLDFADLSIFTKNLLKDNKSVAASVAGRYKLIMVDEYQDTNPLQNEIIALIAGGNLMVVGDENQAIYGFRNAEVGLFQQEKERARAQGRLIELKQNFRSQKQILDFVDFIFNSEDMLQPGYLSLEPASAEDEPEDIRVEVILVDSGKPDKKQGIKPVPVDVTRRAEAHLIAERLQALFRQGYKPGDAAMLVLSRNGSEVYRDALSRAGIESYFAVSTSYFSKLELLDVISMIQIVINPQDDLSLIAVLRSPLAGLSDDALYWFRNCEQAADPDYPETLWEVLAHPGPLAALSEKDRKALDSFMERFRLLRSGSGRDSLRTLIRKILSFNDYGATVAASDEGRQKLANLFKLVDLAQDFETSWGRDIAAFTDFLKHQQDSEAREVEAPTEEEDVTAVRIMTMHGAKGLEFPLVVLPKLQANGNHRSETLMIDRRGKGRVGLRYRGHEGADGNAFDFEELKAELAERESQELKRLLYVAMTRAKKHLLLTGVARADKPPEQKKKERPFDWIRNSLGLNWERDAGFGSADRIETAKGDVIGLNICVDPQTVAARRSNGSGGADSRVPPALDPEIMKMPDVAAIVPAAISPTALDAIRACPRRYYLENMLGAAELREATTTKNQTDSEPALSAMEMGTLVHKILEEDLLILESPIGRESMEKRLEQACGKAPHLSDADIDRANRLVDNFRRSAVAASLPSAGRDGRLRREVPFSTLIGQTTILRGAIDVLCLPEKEGGASLVVDYKTGSPQEGLSPAEAAKTYRLQMVSYALAAAKMNQGPVRVVLLYLGGDDPIEVVQDFPAGDIGKLEAEIQGTIDSISDGSFPPLEEVNEYYCNWCAGGRNGSRLCVRAV from the coding sequence ATGAATGAATTCAAGCTGACAGAAGCGCAGCTAAAAGCGGTCGAGTCGCTTGAAGGAAGCATCTTCGTGGCCGCGGGCGCCGGCTCCGGAAAGACCGGGGTGGTCACCCGCAGGTTCGTACACGCGATCGTCACCGGCAAAGCCGAGGTCGATCAGATCCTGACCATCACTTTCACTCGCAAGGCCGCGGCGGAGATGATGTCGCGGATCCGCAAGGACCTGCGCGACAGGACGACCGCATACGATAAACTCGATGAAGATCAGCTTCGCAGGATAGCCATCGCCTACCGCGACATCGAACGCGCTCAGATCAGCACCATCGACAGTTTTTACTCCACCATATTGCGCGCCAACGCCCTGGCGGCGGGGATCGACCCGAACTTCACCGTCATGGATGAATCCCAGGCCCGCATCCTCCAGGAAGAAGTGTTTGAATCGTGCCTGAAAAAGGTCGTCGAGGAAAACGGCAGCGCCGGCATGGAATTCATTACCGCCTACGACCCCGAACTGAGCGGGCAGCTGCTTGCGATTGTTGCAAAGGCATACGAAACACTTCGCAGCCAGGGGAGGGAGGTCACCCTGCCGCAGCCCGCGCCGCCGGACGCCCGCGCAGCGGAAAAGGCCCTCAGGCAGTCGCTCGACGAGGCGCAGGCAGCTTTCGTGCAGCTAAAAAAACCTACCGCCACCCAGACAAAAATGTTTGACAGGCTGGATGAGTACGTGGCGGCGCTTGCCGGCGCGGATGCAGCCGAGCGAGTGCGCCTGGCGGCCAGAGAGTTCAAAGCAGGTAACTGCGGCTGCGTCAGGGACGAGTTCGAGCGCGTCGAGCAGGCGCGGGCTGCGTTTGTGTCCGCAAACCGTTCGCAGCTGGCCGTTAACACACTGGATCTTTTCCGGAAGCTCCTCGAGAGTTTCGACAGCGAATATTCACTGGCCAAGCGAAATCGCGAGATGCTCGATTTCGCCGATCTCAGCATCTTTACCAAGAATCTGCTAAAGGACAACAAGAGCGTGGCCGCAAGCGTTGCCGGGCGCTATAAGCTGATCATGGTCGACGAGTATCAGGATACCAACCCGCTCCAGAACGAGATCATTGCACTGATCGCCGGCGGCAACCTCATGGTAGTGGGCGATGAGAACCAGGCCATCTATGGTTTCCGCAACGCCGAGGTGGGCCTCTTTCAGCAGGAGAAAGAAAGAGCGCGCGCCCAGGGACGCCTGATCGAACTCAAACAGAATTTCCGCAGTCAGAAACAGATCCTGGATTTCGTCGATTTCATCTTCAATAGTGAGGACATGCTTCAGCCTGGTTACCTGAGCCTGGAACCAGCCTCGGCAGAGGATGAGCCCGAGGATATCCGCGTAGAAGTAATTCTGGTCGATAGCGGCAAACCCGACAAGAAGCAGGGGATCAAGCCGGTCCCGGTCGATGTGACCCGCAGGGCCGAGGCGCATCTTATCGCGGAACGGCTCCAGGCGCTATTCAGGCAGGGCTATAAGCCGGGCGACGCCGCAATGCTGGTGCTGTCAAGGAATGGCTCGGAGGTATACCGCGACGCCCTGAGCCGCGCCGGCATCGAGAGCTATTTTGCCGTCAGCACTTCATACTTCAGCAAGCTCGAGCTCCTTGACGTGATTAGCATGATTCAGATAGTTATCAACCCTCAGGACGATCTTTCCCTGATCGCCGTCCTGCGATCGCCTCTGGCGGGACTCAGCGATGACGCCCTCTACTGGTTTCGCAACTGCGAGCAGGCCGCCGATCCCGATTATCCGGAAACGCTCTGGGAAGTCCTCGCGCATCCGGGGCCGCTGGCAGCCCTGTCTGAAAAGGATCGCAAGGCTCTCGATTCCTTCATGGAAAGATTTCGTCTGCTGCGATCGGGATCCGGGCGGGACAGCCTGAGGACCCTCATCAGGAAGATACTGAGCTTCAACGATTACGGGGCCACGGTCGCAGCTTCGGATGAAGGCAGGCAGAAGCTGGCCAATCTGTTCAAGCTCGTCGACCTCGCCCAGGATTTCGAGACTTCCTGGGGAAGGGACATCGCCGCCTTCACAGATTTCCTCAAACACCAGCAGGACAGCGAGGCGCGTGAAGTTGAAGCTCCCACGGAAGAAGAAGACGTCACCGCCGTGCGGATCATGACCATGCACGGCGCCAAGGGCCTGGAATTCCCGCTGGTGGTGCTGCCGAAGCTGCAGGCAAACGGCAATCATCGCAGCGAGACTTTGATGATCGACCGCCGGGGCAAGGGGCGCGTCGGCCTGCGCTATCGCGGCCACGAAGGCGCCGACGGCAACGCTTTTGATTTCGAGGAACTGAAGGCCGAACTGGCGGAGCGTGAATCGCAGGAGCTCAAAAGGCTGTTGTACGTTGCGATGACACGCGCCAAAAAGCATCTGCTGCTCACCGGCGTGGCGCGGGCGGACAAACCGCCCGAGCAGAAGAAAAAGGAGCGGCCATTCGACTGGATCCGCAATAGCCTGGGATTGAACTGGGAAAGGGATGCCGGCTTCGGCAGCGCCGACCGTATCGAAACAGCAAAGGGCGATGTCATCGGCCTCAATATATGCGTGGACCCGCAGACCGTGGCGGCCCGCCGCTCCAATGGCAGTGGCGGCGCTGATTCAAGAGTCCCGCCGGCCCTGGATCCCGAGATCATGAAAATGCCCGACGTCGCTGCCATTGTCCCGGCGGCTATCTCGCCAACGGCGCTCGACGCGATCCGTGCTTGTCCCCGGCGCTACTATCTTGAGAACATGCTTGGCGCCGCCGAGCTCAGGGAAGCGACGACGACAAAGAACCAGACTGATTCTGAACCGGCGCTTTCCGCGATGGAAATGGGCACGCTTGTGCACAAAATACTGGAAGAAGACTTGCTGATACTTGAATCCCCCATCGGCAGGGAATCGATGGAGAAACGTCTCGAACAGGCATGCGGAAAGGCGCCGCACCTGTCTGACGCCGACATCGACCGGGCAAACAGGCTGGTCGATAATTTCCGGCGCTCGGCGGTCGCCGCCTCGCTGCCCAGTGCCGGCCGCGACGGCAGGCTCCGCCGCGAGGTGCCTTTTTCCACGCTGATCGGACAGACGACGATTCTGCGTGGCGCCATCGACGTCCTCTGCCTGCCTGAAAAAGAAGGAGGCGCCAGCCTCGTCGTCGATTACAAGACCGGCTCTCCCCAGGAGGGGCTCTCACCAGCGGAGGCCGCAAAGACATACCGGCTGCAGATGGTTTCTTATGCCCTGGCGGCTGCAAAAATGAATCAGGGACCGGTCCGGGTTGTGCTTCTATACCTGGGAGGAGACGACCCGATAGAGGTAGTCCAGGACTTTCCGGCAGGGGATATCGGAAAGCTGGAAGCAGAGATCCAGGGAACCATCGACAGCATTTCAGACGGCTCGTTCCCGCCGCTGGAAGAGGTCAACGAATACTATTGCAACTGGTGCGCCGGCGGCCGAAACGGCTCCCGCCTGTGCGTCCGGGCCGTTTGA